A single genomic interval of Nitrospirota bacterium harbors:
- the rodA gene encoding rod shape-determining protein RodA, with the protein MIDRVMDSRELDSFDWQFLAVTAAILSLGVLSIYSVTHAQAGAGLPLYVKQVLWILVGCAAFLAMLVVDYHKIARWSYVLYGLILILLLVVLAAGKTSRGAQRWIPMGPFAFQPSEFAKLVLILVLATYYAHAPREGWIQRVVLPGLLMMPGLLLILKQPDLGSGLSFLAIYAALLLVVGMRSKAMGILLLFAVMLFPFAWELLWGALHDYQRERIMTFLDPAYDTGGKGYHALQSRIAIGSGELLGKGLHGGTQSQLKFLPEGHTDFVFAVFAEEWGFLGTLLVLALFLGLLMLSLEIALKAKDVLGALLAAGIVGMLGFCLMVNIGMTAGLLPIVGIPLPLMSYGGSAVVTTMAALGLLLNIKRRRLTLFY; encoded by the coding sequence ATGATCGACCGCGTGATGGACAGCCGTGAGCTGGACAGTTTTGACTGGCAGTTCCTGGCGGTCACGGCCGCCATTCTCTCGCTGGGCGTGCTCTCCATCTACAGCGTGACGCATGCCCAAGCGGGAGCGGGCCTGCCGCTCTACGTCAAACAGGTGCTCTGGATTCTCGTCGGATGCGCCGCCTTTCTGGCCATGCTCGTGGTCGATTACCACAAGATCGCCCGTTGGTCCTACGTCCTTTACGGCCTCATCCTGATTCTGCTCCTGGTGGTGCTGGCGGCCGGCAAGACGAGCCGCGGGGCGCAACGGTGGATTCCGATGGGCCCGTTTGCCTTTCAACCGTCCGAGTTTGCGAAGCTGGTGCTGATCTTGGTGCTGGCCACGTACTACGCCCATGCGCCGCGGGAGGGATGGATCCAGCGCGTCGTTCTGCCGGGGTTGTTGATGATGCCCGGACTCCTGCTGATTCTGAAGCAGCCGGACCTGGGGAGCGGGTTGAGCTTCCTGGCGATCTATGCGGCGCTGTTGCTGGTGGTGGGGATGCGGTCCAAAGCCATGGGCATCCTGCTGCTGTTTGCGGTGATGCTGTTCCCCTTTGCCTGGGAATTGTTGTGGGGCGCCCTGCACGATTACCAGCGCGAACGGATCATGACCTTCCTGGACCCGGCCTACGACACCGGCGGCAAGGGCTACCACGCCCTGCAGTCGCGTATCGCCATCGGCTCCGGCGAACTCCTGGGCAAGGGGTTGCATGGAGGGACTCAGAGCCAGCTCAAGTTCCTGCCGGAAGGGCATACGGACTTTGTGTTTGCGGTGTTCGCGGAGGAGTGGGGGTTTCTGGGCACGCTGCTCGTGCTGGCCCTCTTCCTCGGACTCCTCATGTTGTCGCTGGAAATCGCCTTGAAGGCGAAAGACGTTCTGGGGGCTCTCTTGGCGGCCGGCATCGTCGGGATGCTCGGGTTCTGTTTGATGGTGAACATCGGGATGACCGCCGGCCTCCTGCCGATCGTCGGAATTCCCTTGCCCCTGATGAGTTATGGCGGCAGCGCGGTCGTCACGACGATGGCTGCTCTGGGGTTGCTGCTGAATATCAAGCGACGGCGTCTGACGCTATTTTATTGA